The window TTTTTCACGCTCCGTcaagttcaaatcaaatccaattctattggtcatatacacatatttatcagatgttattgtgggtgtagcgataTGCTTGTGAGccttgctccaacagtgcagtagtatgtaacaattcacaacaataacaaatcaaagtaaaagaatggaattatggaatatataaatattaggatgagcaatgttggagtggcattgactagaatacagtatatgcatatgaaatgagtaaaacagtatgtttACATTAAGACCAGTGTTCCATATCTATGTACataaggcagcagcctctaagttgCAGGGTTGAAtaactgggtggtagctggctagtgacagtgaaTAAGTTCAGGGCAGCGTACTTGGTGGAGGCCGGTTAGTgttggctatttaacagtctgatggccttgcgataatagctgtttttcagtctcagtccaagctttgatgcacctgtactgacctcgccttctggatgatagtgggctGAACAGGCtatggctcaggtggttgatgtccatgatgagctttttggccttcctatgacatcgggtactgtaggtgtcctggagggcaggcagtgtgcctgCGGTGGGCAGACAGCGCCATCCTCTGGacagccctgcggttgtgggcggtacAGCTGCCGtactaggcggtgatacagcccgacagagtGCTATCAATAGTGCATCTGTAATAGTTTGCgagggttttaggggccaagatgaatttcttcagcctcctgagtttgagGATGCACTGTTGCACTTTCTTCACCccactgtgtgggtggaccatttcagattgtcagtgatgtgtacgcagaagaacttgaagcttttcatcTTCTCCACTACGGTtcagtcgatgtggataggggcgtgctccctaTGCTGTGTCCTGacgtccacgatcagctccttcgttttgttgacgttgagggagaagtagttttcctggcaccactccgccagtgCCCTCACCacctcatcattgttggtaattaggcttactactgttgtgtcgtctacaaacttgatgattgagttggaggtgtgcgtggccacgcagggcccctgtgttgaggattagcatagtggaggtgttgtttcctactttcaccacctggggcggcctgtcaggaagtccaggacccagttgcacagggcggggttcagatccAGGGCATCGAGATTGATGAGCTTGtcaggtactatggtgttaaaggcTGAACTGTAATCAGTGAACAGCATTCGTACAtagttattcctcttgtccagatgggataaggcagtgtgcagtgcgacgGCAAATAGTTGCCTAGCAACCTCGCAAGTTAAACCAGTAGTCATGAGTGCAAACGATTTTGTTTAATTTGAAGTTATTTCTGTTGGAGCTTCCATTGTAGGGAATTGGCTGGCTTACCGGGTCCTCCATATTGCATCACATTCAGGACAAATATTTTTTGACATGAAAGATAGAAAAGTGCGGTAACTTTGCAATGCAAAACCATATGTTACAGGTGGTTAGGTTTATGCTACCTACCCTTTAAATCATAATGAATACCTGGGGGAActtgatcccagatcagcactcctactttgagaagctttgtgaatatgggccaaGAGGAATTCACAGATTcacacattcattcattcaagaACACAATATTCCGATTCAGATGAGGTGGAAATCTAGCCCATTTAGGCACAGACATTTCCATTTGACTAACCTACCAGGTTAGTTATTACTTATCTAGTAATGTAATTGCATGCAAATGAACAGGGCTGAATGATTACCATATGATAGCACGGTCTCTCTAACAGCACTGCGCAGGTCCTCGTCAGATGACCACCACAACTCAGCCTCCTGCTCCACGCTCTCCATCGCCTGCCAAACAGGAGATCAAAGTTCAAAGCGTGTCATATAAACCAAACAGCTAGGCTGCCATCTCTTCAAAACATAATCTTGTCTATGCACATGATAACCCTCATGTGCATGATAAGTCTCCCAAAAGCACGACGGCAATACATCTCAAGTACAAACACTCAAAGGTATCCCTTAGTTTTTAATTGGCTTGGTGTCTTTATTTTCAAGCAGGGCCAAATGTCTACAACTTCAGTGGCTCCCTCAAATATGCCATCAAAAAATCCCAGTGAAATAAGGCAGGAGAGAAATGCCATGCCAAAACAAACAATCTACAAGCATTAGTGTCCAGGATAAGATCGAGTGTGTTGATGCAGAGTGGCAATTGGCGACATATGTCCCCTTCTTGCGACACCCTGTGGCTTTGGCACATATACATTGTACACAACCAAGAGCACTCACTTTGAGACACTTGAGGGCCAGACAGGCAGTCTGTTGGAGCTGGACATCGCTGTTCCTCAGGATTTCCGTGTAGTAGATTACAGCCTAGGAGGATAATAAGACAATAAAATCCATCCAATTTTGAAATTCTAGCATGTCATATTTTTTAGTAAGATTTTGTTTAGTTTTCCCAGTACTTCAATAGAGAATCTCCACTGAGAATGTTTTTTAGTCCTGGACTAGGCTAAATCTGTGCCTGGGAAACCGGTCCTACAAGTACTTCACTAACAAAGTATAATGTGGTAAATCTATCATTAGGGTAAATATTTCATTATGAACATGGTTGAGCATGGGAGAGGTTTTCAACCCAAGTGTAAAGGCCATGATTAAAGACTCAGCTATACGAAATGAGCATTAGCAGAATCAATGGCTTCCACCCGCAACAACAGAGCACAAAATGAGAGGCTAATCTCAACCAAAGTTGTCAAGCAGCTATCACGTTGCAGAGAGTGAAAACTCCCATGCATTTGCAGAATCTGTGTGGGTGCTGACGATTGCAGCCTCTTGCCTCACGCTATCTTTGAACTGCTGCTCATATCACTTAGTTTAATCAATTGTAATAAATACCATACCAACTGAGGGAGGCATGATGGATCTAGACTACAGCTACAGTGAAGAATAATTAGAATGGGATGCTTGTGTTGTCCTTTTGTAATGGATTAATGTTTTATATGTATACCAGGACTCTTTgagaataaataaaacatttataagTAGTATACATACTATTAATACATGAGTATATTATTATTAAACATTTATTAGCATTACAATTATTGAGCATTTAAACATTTCTGTACCCCTTtatcatgatatccaattggtagttacagtcttgtctcatcgctgcaactcctgtacagactcgggagaggcgacaGTCAacagccgtgcgtcctccgaaacacaacccaaccaagccgcactgcttcttgacactaTGCTTGCTTAACccgaagccagccacaccaatgtgtcggaggaaacaccgtacatctAGTGACCGTGTATGCGCCACAGAAGTTCCTAGagagcgatgggacaaggacatccctgccggccaatccctcccctaaaccggacaacactgggccaattgtgcgctgccccatgggtctcccggtctcagcggctgcgacagagccttaactcgaaccaggatctctagtggcacagctatcACTGCGaagcagttccttagaccactgcgccacttgggaggacCTTTTTATTTAGCTTTTATACTCCGCAAagaagaaacatcctctcactgtcaattgTGTTTATTTTAAACGAACCTCAACATgggtaaatatttgtatgaacataagaagattcaacaactgaggcataaactgaacaagttccacagacatgtgactaacagaaatggaataatgtgtccctgaacaaaggggagtcaaaatcaaaagtaagtcagtatctggtgtggccaccagctgcattaagcacttcagtgcatctcctcctcatggactgcaccagatttgccagttcttcctgtgagatgttaccccactcttccaccaaggcacctgcaagttcccggacatttctgggggaatggccctagccctcaccctccgatctgacaggtcccagacgtgctcaatgggattgagatccgggctcttcgctggccatggcagaacactgacattcctgtcttgcaggaagacattcctgacattcctgtcttatgTGGTACCTTgcgggaagggtaccacatgagggaggaggatgtcttccctgtaatgcacagtgttgagatttcctgcaatgacaacaagctcagtccgattaAGCTGTgatacaccgccccagaccatgacagaccctccacctctaaATCGATCCCGcttcagagtacaggccttggtgtaatgctctttccttcgacgataaatgcaaatccgaccatcacccctggtgagacaaaaccgtgactcgtcagtgaataacactttttgccagtcctgtctggtccagcgaaggtgggtttgtgcccataggcaacgttgttgccggtgatgtctggtgaggacctgtcttacaacaggcctacaagccctcagtacagcctctctcagcctattgcggacagtctgagcactgatggagagattgtgcgTCCCTGGTGTAACACGGGCAGtcgttgttgccatcctgtacctgtcccgcaggtgtgatgttcggatgtactgatcctgtgcaggtgttgttacacgaggtctgccactgcgaggatgatcagctgtctgccctgtctccctgtagtgctgtcttaggcgtctcacagtacggacattgcaatttattgccctggccatatctgcagtccctgtctccttgcagcatgcctaaggcacattcacgcagatgaccAAGgagcctgggcatctttcttttggtgttttagtcagtagaaaggcctctttagtgtcctaagttttcataactgtggcgttaattgcctaccgtctgtaaactgttagtgtcttaacaaccgttccacaggtgcatgttcattacttgtttatggttcattgaacaggcATGGTAAAGAGTgcttaaaccctttacaatgaagatatgtgaagttatttgaGTTTATAACATTTAAACAAAACTGTTTTTAAACATCAATAATCATTTAGAATTTTTTAAGTTATAccaatctatactgaacaaaaaaataaacgcaacatgtgaagtgtttcatgagctgaaataaaagatcccagaaatgttcctctGTCACAGTGAAAAGTCTTGTCTGTTTCGGCTACATCACTTTGAGTAATGAAGTATAAAAAACATTGAAAAGGCTAATAACAGCATACCCTGTTTCTGGATGATAACATCAGCCACGCGAATAGAACAACAGGTTGTATACATGTTCATTTAGTGATATTGTTATAAAAACAAGGCGGTTCGCAGCTTCTATAGTTTTAAAGAAAGGCCATCAACAGCCGCTATGGGTTCTAAAGGGTtaattaaacaacatgatcattacacaggtgcaccttgtgctaagGAAAATATAAGAACACTCTAAACTGAGAAGTTTTGtaccacaatacaatgccacaaatgtctcaagttttcagggagggtgcaattggcatgctgactgctggaatgtacaccagagctgttgtcagagaatttaatgttaatttctctgccaTAAGCCGCCTctaacgtcattttagagaatttggcagtatacCCAACTGGccttacaaccgcagaccacgtgtaacgaCGTCAGCCCAGGACCGCggcatccggcttcttcacctgcgggattgtctgagaccagccacctggacaactAATGATactgagtatttctgtctgtaataaagccttttgtggggaaaaactaattctgattggctggacctttctccccagtgtgtgggcctgtctcccaagtgggtgggcctatgccctcccaggcctcTGCCCagacatgtgaaatccatagtttagggcctaatgaatttattcattctttatatgaactgtaagtaaaatcattgaaattgttgcatttatattattGTTCAGTATATAAAAAAATGTGTCCTCGCCCTAACCTTGGTCCTGAAGGCCACCTTGGTCCTGAGACAGTTGCTGGCAGCCTGAGACACCTTGTGGCTGGCTAAGCGATGGAGGGTACATCCCAAGGGCAGCAGCTCAGTGATGCACCTCCCTTTCAGCTTCTTAAAGGCCATTCTCCTCTTAGGACTCTCCATAGCACACACCAGGTACACTGAAAAACACTGAAAGATTTGAGGTTAGGGACAGTTCAAAATGTATTGG is drawn from Oncorhynchus keta strain PuntledgeMale-10-30-2019 chromosome 37, Oket_V2, whole genome shotgun sequence and contains these coding sequences:
- the LOC118369953 gene encoding RIPOR family member 3-like isoform X2, producing MESPKRRMAFKKLKGRCITELLPLGCTLHRLASHKVSQAASNCLRTKVAFRTKAVIYYTEILRNSDVQLQQTACLALKCLKAMESVEQEAELWWSSDEDLRSAVRETVLSYDGLQC